DNA sequence from the Callithrix jacchus isolate 240 chromosome 13, calJac240_pri, whole genome shotgun sequence genome:
gtaaaacacacacacacacaaaatagtagTTAATAAAATCTTCCTACCTGCCCTGGGCAGATACCAGGGTTTAGACTCAGGATACTCTAGGATGAGGGCAGATCAAATGGACTAGTGGGGCAGTGGTAGGGCCTGGTGGAGCATAATTGTTAAGAGTCTGAGGGTCACAGTGGAACCGGTTCCTGAGAATCAGGATCCAGGCAGAACAGGGAACCTGGACGGACCTGGACCACAGCTGGTAACCACAGTCAAAAGCAAGGTGGTAatacctaaaatccaattaataaTGACACTCTGGTACTCCCATTCTAAAGTGGAGGTGAGCATAGAACACTAGAGCACACACAAATCAGTACCTGCGTCAGACTGACGTATAATAACCATCAAAATACAACTAATGTGTATACCCTCTTAAGGGCTAATTTACTGTAAATCAGCATTCCTTAATCATCTGTAAACCACCCACTTCGGATTTTGTATGTGGAACGTTTCTAAATACGAATTCCATTTTCTGAATTGCTGGTTCAGCTTTTCAGCcacaaaataatgtctttcttctcttttaataattctgccattttgtgtgttttctttctataAGGCTTCTTCTTTCAATTGCAGTTCAGTAAAATACTCATTTGCATTTACTAAGAGTTTACGTGGcctgaaacaaaaaagaaacaaattatgtgATGGTCTCGGTTTCCTGGAGTGTCCGGAGGGGCGGTTCCTTGATCTTCGAGTCCAACGGGTAGGCCCGTCGGTCTGGGCGGAACCACCCCCACCACACATCCTCCGGGAAGGAGCCAATGAAAACGCCTTGGGCCTGGAGCAGGGTTTGGGAAAATCGGCTGAGATTCGGGGCCGCCCAGTGGGCATTCCCAAGGTTGTGCAGCCCAGAGGGCCCCGTTGGAATTTCTCTGAGGTGATGGAGTAAACTGACCCTTGGCGACACCTGGCTTCCCTCCAACGTCCTAGGTCGTTGAGCCCCGCCCTCACTCTGGGCGAGCTCTGTAATTTAACCCTGGTTCAGTTTTGCCTGTTTTACTACTATTTGAAGAGGGGTACTCAGCTTCCCTCTGGGCCTAGCCCAGATACGGGGTTTGTGCCGGGCGGAAACCACGCCCCAGGGTGGCCAGGCCAGGGGTAATGGGTAACAGGCGGTACTTCCAGGGCCCCAGTGGGTGACCGCAGCCGGGAACTACGGGCCTTCTCGCCCCAGCGCCCCCTAGTGAGCCCACCAGCAGGTCGAAGGTGTCCGGCCGGTGCCGCGCACCGGGAGCCTCAGCCTTCAGCCAACCCCCTTCCCCTGCGGCCTAGGGATGCGAATTGCCCAGGGTCCTTGGACAGAAGTGACCTTGATCTTGCCACCCACTATCCCAGTTTCTCAGAGGCATTCAACACTGTTACCACCATTCctaaaagaaacactaagcatgtaAGTgggacaaaaaaattttaaaaataatttttaaatagaacagCTTAGAGATAGAAACTGAATTATTTCCAATTCCTACTGTGCCCCAAACAAGGTTCACAAAAGGGCTGTCCTCCCAGAATTTCCTGAATTCTATACTTTCAGCATTAAATTCCATGATAAAGTGGGAAATCCATTCACCATTTGTAATACATATTGATTCATTTAATAAAACTGCATGGCCatatcttttgcatttctgtatccCAGTATTAAGTACAGTGCCTACCACAGGCCAGGTTCTCAATACTTGAATAAACGACACAAAAATAGCCAGGACCAGCAAGTTGTGGGTGTGCTTCATAGAATCTCTGCACTTGCTGGAATCACCATGAAATCCATGGTCTTCAGCTTTGCATATTCAGCAACATAGTTTTACTGAGTTATCCTCAGGTGAGTAGTGAGACCTTTGGGAGCTGATTCATGGTAGGGCGGCTTTGTAATGTGTCACCTGGGCTAGGCTATGTTTCCCAGAACGCTCTTCCAGTAAGATGGGCCACAAGAGACATTCTGCCTGGTAACTGGAGGGGGGAAGTGAAGCAGCAGCATATTGTTTTTACACTTGGAAGGTTGGTGCTATGGCATCAAGCGCTGTTGCAGTTCACACTTGTTGTCATGTATCTGCTAGCTCACCTCGTTGGTGTGGGCAGCAGTCAGGCCTTTAGCCAGGCCTGCAGCTGCTCCACCTTCCCCAGGATCATCCTTGAGCTTCTCTAATTCCTGGGCCAGATGCATATTTAACTCTGTGAGGAAGGACACCAGCTTCTTCTGCAGGACACCCACATCATCGAAGCTGGAGGTGGTGAGAGACTGACATGGGTTCCAGGCCATCCTCGTCGGTTCCAGCTCGTGGTCGTTGGCTCCACTGTGTCCTCGGTCTCCCACATTTTACATCCATCTTCCCTTCCCAAGTGCCTGCCCTGCAGACTTCAAGCTCCAGCATTAGATGCAAGGACAACAGCCTTAGAGACTGTTTAACCAGCTCCCACAATGGCATGCAGTCAGATCCCTATAATAAATcccttaaaatacatatatacataatcttTATCTTAGTGGTTCTGCTCTTCTGACTGTACTCTAATACATACGGTAGGCAGAAGCTTAACTCATGAATCTAAATGCcaaataaatttcatatagaCCACTGTCAAAATTACCAGAATACGGGGGTTGGGTGGTTGTTTCCTGGGGAAACAAAGCAATATGTCTATCCAGCCTTGACTAGGGCTGAACTAATTAGGATGGAATAAAGGAAGTGGTAAGGGAAGGTGGCAGAGGCTGGACTGTATGAGTTAGAACTGGGAAATGGCTAATCCACATCTGAATTACCTAAAGCTGCAAGGCTGGGACTATGGTAAGGCAAGGGAGGCACACAGGATATAAAGTGTAAGGACGCACTCACTCAGTCCTGGCCATGTAAAGCTGGCTAATGAATTATAGGTCAAATCTTTTTGgcactttataaatgaagaattGGAGAGAGTGAGGTAGGGCTGAGCCAAGACTGGCCCTTGGGCAGGACTCAAAGCAGGGATTCAGCCTCCTAGAAGACATTCAGCCTGAGGGCAGGAGCCAAGCACAAAGGTCATCAGAGGGTAGGAGCTGCACGTTGTCAGGAAAGATGAACCAGGCTAGCAGCTTTCGTTACAAAGACTGCTCTGGCTGAAGAGGGGGAGTCAGGGTAACAAGCAAAATGGAGAGCAGCCAGTGGAGAGAGATACCCTGTAGGGTTTGAGGAATCCTCTGCAGAACCTGGGGCCTGCAGGAAACCCAGTTTCTGTATGAACAGATGCTCTGACAAGGTGACTCCATCTACAACAGGCCGTGGCACTCCCTAAACCATGCAAGAGGCAGGAATGTAAGGGATTTATTATAGTACTTATAGTAATCTGCTGTGTTTTCAAGGTCAGTGAAAACTCCTGTTTGTGCATACAGGATTATAGGTCacaatttagtggcttaaagaaCAAGGGCTTTACAAGCTGGGTTTGATTCTAGGCTCTACTAACACCAGCTATTTGACACTGGACAAATTAATGAGTCTCAGTTTTCCCAACCACAAAATTGGGCAAAATCAATGTCTTCCCAAAAAGACTGTTTAGAGGATTACATAAATTGGGTCCATAGGAGGAACACGCCAAATAGtggttcctttcctttcctcatttattcaattacatttttaattgctgTCTCCCTGAGGAAGTGTGTAGAGACACTGCCAGGTCTCATCCAGGAGCCACTTACAATTATTTATGAAGATGGTTTGTTTAGGTTGTTTTGTGGTGGGTTTACTTATGACCTTTCCCCatcccagctcccccacccttAAAATCCAACTTCTTATCCTACTCAGGATCTTGGGGAGGAGAAGATGCACCAactttctattctttctcttcctttcccgcTTACTTCTAGGAGCTCAAAGTACTGTTAGGCCTGCTCCTCTGGTTTGGTGGTAGGTTTTTCCTTCTAGGTTGATTCACACACAAGCCCTGGCAACCAATCTAGGGTCCAGCCCCTAGTAGATCAGTGTTGTCTCTCATAAAGCCAGTCTGCAAATATCACCTTGAATCCTACAGTCTGTAGAAGCCTCCAGTCTACTGCTTTCTAGCTCCAGGTTTTTTAAGGTCTTTGGACCTAGAGAAGAGGGAGCAGGTCTGTATGTTGAATGAGGTTTGCTATGCGCGAAATGGAGCATTACAAAACCATTTCCTACTATTCTCTGTCCTCTATCCagttcccctttattgtttttgtatCTTCTAAAAACTCCCTGAAGGTAGGTATCCTGTGTCTCCAGAAGGGTAAGTTTTGCAGGGCTCATTGTCCTCAATGCTGTGCACCCAGAAGGAACTCAATCAGTACTTCTGAAATTAGCCAAGTATATAGATGGAAGGGTTTCCAGCCTGGTGGGCTGATTTGTAGGAGGAAAAGAATCCACGTGCTTAGGACAGTAGTTTATATTGATAGTGGCTGGGGCTCTATGCAGGGTCTGTCAACCTTCAGGAGGAAGCATTCCCCTATCCTCCCACCATCCTGGTCCTTACAGGAATCTACCCTTTGTCCTATGCCAGGCCTCCAGGGACAGTTCTGCATGGCAGCTGAAGTTAATAACTTCAATAGGCTCAGGAAAGGCTCAAGAGATTCAGCCCAAGCCTTTTTTATAGAGGCTGCTCCAGGAGTACAGGGCAACCAGAGATCACACAATTatgtgtgaactcagctcacaaAGCCAGCTCAGAACCCAGATCTCCTGCCCTGGCAAGCCCAGCACCATTTCTCTGATACACATTGCTCAATGTCAGGCAACAGCCCACCCAGAGGTCTCCTAGAGGTTCCAAAGGCCTTCAAGACCCTAAATGGTTATTCCCTGAGTaagaatttatatattaaagCTGACCCCTATAGAAATCTTAGGAAAACACAGACCAgactccctttttcttttaaatctcatCATACAGTGTCAAGTCTTCCTCCTACCCTCAAAGTAGAGTCCTAACCTGGAATGCTATTGGGCTGGATCTCCGAAGAAATCTCTAGggtcctacacacacacacccttcatcGATTGTGATAAGCACAGTGGGTGTGGGCCTTTACCTCCCACCATACCATGCTAAACTGCTGGCTATACTTTCAAAACTTAGGGCCCACATCTGGCCTACACCCactccttccccacccctcactgtgtGGTGCACACCTTGGCAACCAGACCGCTGTGTCTCGGAAGCGGGTTCCACCCAGGCTGAAAATCTCCGTGATCTAGAGAAGAATTAACACCATAGGTCAGTGTGGTTGGTGGAGCTAAGGCAGGGTCAGGGCAGGGTGGGACATCCCCAGCACTGACCACGGGTGTGccagcccctcctgcctcctcctctgggGCCAATTTGGAGGCAGAGTCATCCTTGTtctcctccttgtcctcctcAGGGTCAGGTGGCTCTTGCTTCACAGATGGCAGGCTGGGGTCTACTGCCTGGGAGAAGTGGGAAACAGGCAGCTATTAGAAGGGCAGAGTTAGCCTGAGGAAAGTCTCTATCAGCCAACCCCTCACTGTGCCGACATATCCTATTTCCATCACATTTCAACATAGAAATATCATCTCTCTGCTTTTAAACCTTTCCCATTCCTCACTgacctctgtttttctgttagcTTGGCAGCAAAGCGGGCAAAGCTAGTTGCCTATAGGGGGCAGGGTGTCTGTTAGACAGGTGGGGTAATTCTGCAGAAAGGTCGCAATCAGCACATCTATTGCTCTGCTCAAAAGAACCATCATGGCTCAGCATCACTCTGCTTACAGACCACCCCACTACAGCACCAACAGAACATCCATCAGTGCCCCCACCTTGCTAGGGCAGCCAGGCACCAATACAGGAGAAGTCAGGACAGCTGTGCCTGGTGTCCACTCGTCCTGGGTATCCGCCTTCTCTTGCTTCACCTGGGGTAAGGCCACAACCCAACTCAGGCCAGAGCACTGGGCCTCCTGCGTGAGGGAGGATTGCAGCAGACTTGGTCTCAGGACCCTGGCATgaggctgggtggggctgggaaggGCAGGACAGGATGGCGCCCTCACCTGCAACAGGGCTTCCGTGGAAGCTGCAACAGGGCCCGGCACCTGCACAGGACTGCTTGCGCCCTCCCGTAAAAACACAAGGTCAGTGCCAGGCGGAGGCAGCACAAAGCCACCACCTGCTTCCTGCTTCGATGGAGCCCGGGTATGGTCTGGTCGGGCTGTGCGTGTAACCAAGGTGGGCTTCAAGGTAGGGCCAAGATGGTGCCGCTGGGCAGAGCTGGGCCTCTTTCGACGACGGTAAGGTGGGGGCGATCCTGCCCCATCCTCAGACTCTGACCAGACACTGGGCAGCAGTCGCTTCTATAAGAAAAGATGGGGTGCTATGGCTACCTGGTGTCCTGACCAATCACATCCACCCTGCCCGGCTCCACATGCCTGCTAATCTCCCATCAGTCCCAGCATGAAATCTGCTAAATATGAGCCCTTCATCATTGAGCCTGCTACTCTCCTATTAGCAATACCAATGCCACCTAGACTCATTAAGCCAAGCACAATGTCTGTTAATCCTCAACCAAAGCTActgccccacccacccacctaccatgCCTGCCCACCACTCCCAGGCACTGGGGCGCCTGGCCCAACCTATCCCGTCCACCTGACCCTTCCTGCCCCACCCACCATGGCAAACTGCAGGCATTGGCGCCAACGACACTTCTGGCGCTTCTGGTTGCTGCCCCCGAATTTGGGCTTGTCGCAGCAGAAGTCGCAGCGGCCACAGTCCATCCGCCGTAGGCAGGCTGCACAGGCCCCGCACTTGCGGTTCTGCCGGCGGTTCGTGTAGGGCTGCTGGGGTGGGGGGAATGGGTGGTGCTGTCACTAGGACTAGGAGAGGCCATCCTCAACGCCTATTCCAGTACTGGTCCTGGTGCTCCTCTAGCCCCATCAGAGGGAGCTACTTGCATACTAGTCTCAGCATCCTGACTCCCTGCTAGTCACTCCTCAACATTCACTAGTTCAACACTGGCCACTATCGCTGAACCAGCTGGCCCTTGATACCATTAGGACTGTGGCTGCTCCACTACAGTATCCACTGCTGTATTTCCTAGGCCCCCACTAGCTACCAAGAAAAAGTCTCTGACCCCCATTTCCAGCAGCATTTTGATAACTCTCTATTAGCTCCCATCCTTGTGCCTACTCTGTCTGCTCATCCTATGTGAACCCCAGTCACTGTGCTAGCTGCTCCTCTGTTGGTCCCATCACTGTGTGTGCTAGTCCTACATCAGCCACCAGAGTGTCGGTACATGTAACATTAGGCATGTCATTCCACCTGCTGACCCCATATTAGTCCTCCATTATCTACCCATCCCATCCTAGGACCCATTACTGTGCCTTGCTGTTCCCCAATAGGCTCATTCCAGCATCTGTTTCTCTGAAGTTAACCAAGCGTCCTGAGAGTCTAGGCTTATCCAGGTAGGGTGGGGCCACTCACTAGCTCGTCCTCGTCTACACAGTAATAGATGAACTCGGCAGGTGGCGAGGGGGTCAGGGCTCTGGGGTGCTGTAGAGGCAAACGGGGTGGGGTCAGGGCAGGTACTGGGTAAGGTCAGGGTTGTGCCTTCCCCCCACCCACTGGGGCCTTACCGGCTCTGTGGGCTCGGGGGACtgtgatggtggaggtggaggcagtgGTTGGGCACCGGGATGCCGCCTGGCAGCCATCTTGGAGTCACAGCCTCCCCTGCGGCGGCCATGTTTACCCTGGGAGAGACCAGAAAGGATGGTTTCAGCTTGGTGATACCAAGCAGACACAGGACCTCCCCACTCCCTAAGTGCAGAAAGCATGCATGGGACAGGCAGACAGAGGGTGGGGTAAGGCACTCACAGTGGGGGGAGCCACAGTCAGGGGAGTGCGTCGCTGACATCTCTGATGACGGCGACGCAGGCGGTGAGCAAGGTGCTGGCAGACAGGGGCAGACAGGCGAGGCCAGAAAGGTGAGCATGGGGTTAGGTAGAAAAGAAAGACATGAGGTAGGCAAGGCCAGGTtgggaggaagcagaggcagcaACAATTTTACCAGCAGAATGAGCTCTGTTCCCGCCAGCCTGACTCACCCGTAGGCAACGTCGCTGGACACATTTCCACTGGCGCCTGAGACCAGGGCGGGGAGGGCGAAGGCAGATGCGGCAACGGCCACAGTCCTCTTGGGTCTGACAGCCCCGGCATACTCCACACCCTCGGCTCTGTTGGGGGGGGTGGGAGCAGAGGCATGAAGCATGGGGCCAAGCCCATGAGGGCCAGGGGCCGAGGTGAGCCTTGGGCTCTTTCCACTTGCCCGACTCACCCTTTCCACAATCCGGAGGCAGCGTCTCCGCTCACACTTGCAGAACAGCCCCGATGCCACATCATGGGGCAGCTGCAGGAGGCAGGTGGAGCAGGCCCCACAGTCTTCTGTTACCTGGCAGGCTGCACACTCCCCACAGCCCACACGCTGCCAGGAATGGTTGGGACGAGATCACGGGCCTGCTCCAGAAGCACTGGTCCTCCCATGTCTACTGACCCTACATCATTCCCGTCATCATTCTAGTCCCCCGTTAATCTCATTACTATATCGGAGAATGTCTGGTTAGCCACCATCACTGAGGCCATTAGTATGTCTACTGGTCCCCTGTTAACTTCATCACTGTGTCTACTGGTGCAGTAATGGTAATGGGAATTAATTACCCCATTATTTCCCATTACTGTGTCTGCTGACCTATAGACAGCATCCTATAAAATGACTCTTCAGCCTGTGGACCCATCATTATCCCTTCAGATCCTCTACCAGCTCCATTACATCCTGTTCCCACTGTAGAGCTGTGATGAGGAAGCAGGTTGTGCTTACCTTAAACATTCTCTGTTCCCGGTTGAAGGCAATTCTCTGTGCTGTgcggaggaagaaggaagaagaaaagtggaAAGTAAGCAACAGACATCTGACTTCACTCACTGCCTATGCCCTGACTTTCACTATTCAACCTCTACCCATGCTTGCTATCTCCAATATCCAACCTCCAACCATGCCAGTAGCCTCTGTCCTGGCATCCACATTTAACCCCTGGCCTAGCATGACATTGAACCTACTCCAGCTCCTATCTCCTGATGCCCCATCCTCTAGGCGTCACTCACCTCGGCAGTCCTTGCACAATGTTTTGAGCCGCTGTCTTTGGGTGCCATCCCCTGAGAAGCTGATGCCACAGTTCTCACAGCATCTGGGATGGGAAAGACAGGTGTGGGACTCCAAGAGCACCCCCAATCACAACCCTCACCCATCTGGCTCACCTTAGACAAACACTTACCCAGGAGCAGGGAATGAAGCTGGGACTGTGACAGTGTCAGCCTTGGTCTCATCCTTTGGGGCCTCCTTCCTGACCTCACCACTCTGGGGTCCAACCTGACGTTTCCTGACCTCACCACCCTGGGGTCCAACCTGATGTTTCTGAGTCTTGGATGGTCTGGAAGGCTTCTTTCGCTTCTTGCTGGTGACAGCCACGGAATGGGCCTGGAGAGTAAGGGAAGGAGCAATGTGGATCAGTGGGTGGGTGTTGGGTGGCATAGCCACCCCTACCCAGGCATCTCACGTTGTGAAGTACCTTGGGGGCTGGATAACACAAGATGCCTTGTTTGAAGTCGAAGAGGGTGAGATCACACGCAGGGCCCAGGTATCGAGTCAGCTCAACTTTGCTTCGGATCCTGTCTCCTGTGGGGCTAGGGATGGGCCATGATGGGTTAGCACCTAGGTGGCGCCAATGCCATTTCACCCACACAACCTTCTGACAGGGCTGGTAGGATACAGGAGACAGACTGGAATTGGCCTGTGAACCCTGCCCAGGCCCACCTCAACTAACCTTggaagcaaaaaaattaaatagcaagACATATACAAATGCCACAAACAATATAAATGCAAACAGATAAACATGTTTATGACACATAATACTAGTAATAATGAAACTATTTCATGTaaatacaaatagaaacacaAACATATTAAATAACACAAAAACATGTTAACATTATGTATCAAGTACATAATCTGTGCtgtgggaggaagaaggaagaagaaagtggaAAGTAAGCAACAGACATCTGACTTCACCCACtgcctgttttttaaaacatataaacaaatgcaACCACAAACAAATTAAAGTATAAGTAATTGATTTTGGGACCCATGGGTTTCTTGCATTTCTGTATGCCCTGCAAGAAAAGCACTGATTGTCCTTTTTATAAACTATCTTTCCAAGGATGTCTGTAAAGCAAACAACCTTGAAAaataagagatagggtctccttcCATAGTAAAGGAAAAGCATATTTACTGTCCTAATATTATAAAAAACTTGATTCCCTAAGCTCAGAGTTCTTTTCCTATAATACTAATACAACCCTACATGACTAATTCATGTCATGCCGTAGGAACTGGAATTCAGAAAACTGGTACAAAAATAGTAATACAGTAATCTCCCTTCTCATGCAGGGGATACATCCCAAgttccccagtggatgcctgaaaccgtggatagtaccaaaccctaatGCAATATGTACTATGTTTTTTCTATCTGATAACTGAGATGGTTACTAAGAGACTAACAGTCAGGTTGTGTATACAGCATGGATATGGATATggatatgcatatgcatatggaTAAAGAGATGATTCGCCTCCTGGCCAGGACTGAGCGGGATggtgtgagatttcatcacactactcaaaATGGCATACAACTCAAAACTAATAAATCATTTACttctaaaattttccatttaatatttttggatggTGGTTGACTGTAGGTAACTAAAGCTATAGAAAATGAAATTGCAgataaggggggactactgtatTCTGGATTCTGCAACTGTTGTAATAAACTGTCTTTCATCTGTGACCCAGGAGTCTTATCTCTCCTACCAGCGCCCACCAAATTCTGTCAAATTCACTATTATCTTGTCCTAAAAATGAAATCTCAGATCCTTTACAGTTCTTGACAactgtacttttaaattttgaaagttttatacAAGtacataaatacatgaataaattataactaaatataaacaaaaagtaatttttaatttgatatttacCTGGAAAAATGGCaacttagatttaaaaaatcagaaagaataaagaaacttAATTCTTAATGTATCCTAAACACATGTAAATGCTTATAAACATCTATGCTGACTCTCATTATTTATGGTAGTTATAGTCTACAAAGTTGCAGTGAACACTGAATACAGAACCATTGCTCCTAGAGAAAATACAGTGTTAGGTTCCTGAGAGCATCTGGTCCATTTTTGTTAACTAAGAATATATAACTTTTGTCTTTTGtgtatttctgtttaaagacacatTATTTAACATCTATTTTTTACTGCTGATTATTTGCACGGTCTTTTAATGATTCCAACCAGGAGCTTTGGATGCTGTATGTGTTCTGTAGGTTTGTTTGCCAATATTCTTGCTTACTAAGCCAGTTTTGGCATTGAAAACCACTATTCTACATAACCCTTTTCCTGTATAACActtaacagtatttttaaaattccgcAGAAGACTCCTAATTGGGAGAACCTGTACTGGATCCAAGTTTAACATTTTTCATGCCATGTCACCTTTTGAAATGTGCAAGTCAGCCAGCACTACCTGATATAACCTTAATATTTTCCTAACCCAGAGTAATGTTAGTTTGGCTTTCCTCAACAATGCTATCCACTACGAATTACTGATCATCATTTCATGAATCCACCAATGTAGCTGCTTTCTCATCTTTTCCACAGCTTCAAGACTATGAATGCTTTCTGTACTTTCTGAAGCAGCCTCATATGCATATTggcaaatttccttctttttctggttGTACCATATTTTTGATGCGTAACATTGAACTTGCAGCCGACAGCATTGTAACTCATGTATGAAAAAGGTTTATCTACCTTCTATTTTCTCCGTAAGAAACAACACAGCCTTCTCACACTCAGGACACTAAACAGCACCTC
Encoded proteins:
- the MBD1 gene encoding methyl-CpG-binding domain protein 1 isoform X8: MGGFRLRTGRNGAQNSDRLLQLPVASMAEDWLDCPALGPGWKRREVFRKSGATCGRSDTYYQSPTGDRIRSKVELTRYLGPACDLTLFDFKQGILCYPAPKAHSVAVTSKKRKKPSRPSKTQKHQVGPQGGEVRKRQVGPQSGEVRKEAPKDETKADTVTVPASFPAPGCCENCGISFSGDGTQRQRLKTLCKDCRAQRIAFNREQRMFKRVGCGECAACQVTEDCGACSTCLLQLPHDVASGLFCKCERRRCLRIVERSRGCGVCRGCQTQEDCGRCRICLRPPRPGLRRQWKCVQRRCLRHLAHRLRRRHQRCQRRTPLTVAPPTGKHGRRRGGCDSKMAARRHPGAQPLPPPPPSQSPEPTEPHPRALTPSPPAEFIYYCVDEDELQPYTNRRQNRKCGACAACLRRMDCGRCDFCCDKPKFGGSNQKRQKCRWRQCLQFAMKRLLPSVWSESEDGAGSPPPYRRRKRPSSAQRHHLGPTLKPTLVTRTARPDHTRAPSKQEAGGGFVLPPPGTDLVFLREGASSPVQVPGPVAASTEALLQVKQEKADTQDEWTPGTAVLTSPVLVPGCPSKAVDPSLPSVKQEPPDPEEDKEENKDDSASKLAPEEEAGGAGTPVITEIFSLGGTRFRDTAVWLPRSKDLKKPGARKQ
- the MBD1 gene encoding methyl-CpG-binding domain protein 1 isoform X28, which encodes MGGFRLRTGRNGAQNSDRLLQLPVASMAEDWLDCPALGPGWKRREVFRKSGATCGRSDTYYQSPTGDRIRSKVELTRYLGPACDLTLFDFKQGILCYPAPKAHSVAVTSKKRKKPSRPSKTQKHQVGPQGGEVRKRQVGPQSGEVRKEAPKDETKADTVTVPASFPAPGCCENCGISFSGDGTQRQRLKTLCKDCRAQRIAFNREQRMFKSRGCGVCRGCQTQEDCGRCRICLRPPRPGLRRQWKCVQRRCLRHLAHRLRRRHQRCQRRTPLTVAPPTGKHGRRRGGCDSKMAARRHPGAQPLPPPPPSQSPEPTEPHPRALTPSPPAEFIYYCVDEDELQPYTNRRQNRKCGACAACLRRMDCGRCDFCCDKPKFGGSNQKRQKCRWRQCLQFAMKRLLPSVWSESEDGAGSPPPYRRRKRPSSAQRHHLGPTLKPTLVTRTARPDHTRAPSKQEAGGGFVLPPPGTDLVFLREGASSPVQVPGPVAASTEALLQAVDPSLPSVKQEPPDPEEDKEENKDDSASKLAPEEEAGGAGTPVITEIFSLGGTRFRDTAVWLPRSKDLKKPGARKQ
- the MBD1 gene encoding methyl-CpG-binding domain protein 1 isoform X23, which codes for MGGFRLRTGRNGAQNSDRLLQLPVASMAEDWLDCPALGPGWKRREVFRKSGATCGRSDTYYQSPTGDRIRSKVELTRYLGPACDLTLFDFKQGILCYPAPKAHSVAVTSKKRKKPSRPSKTQKHQVGPQGGEVRKRQVGPQSGEVRKEAPKDETKADTVTVPASFPAPGCCENCGISFSGDGTQRQRLKTLCKDCRAQRIAFNREQRMFKRVGCGECAACQVTEDCGACSTCLLQLPHDVASGLFCKCERRRCLRIVERSRGCGVCRGCQTQEDCGRCRICLRPPRPGLRRQWKCVQRRCLRGKHGRRRGGCDSKMAARRHPGAQPLPPPPPSQSPEPTEPHPRALTPSPPAEFIYYCVDEDELQPYTNRRQNRKCGACAACLRRMDCGRCDFCCDKPKFGGSNQKRQKCRWRQCLQFAMKRLLPSVWSESEDGAGSPPPYRRRKRPSSAQRHHLGPTLKPTLVTRTARPDHTRAPSKQEAGGGFVLPPPGTDLVFLREGASSPVQVPGPVAASTEALLQAVDPSLPSVKQEPPDPEEDKEENKDDSASKLAPEEEAGGAGTPVITEIFSLGGTRFRDTAVWLPRSKDLKKPGARKQ
- the MBD1 gene encoding methyl-CpG-binding domain protein 1 isoform X15, giving the protein MAEDWLDCPALGPGWKRREVFRKSGATCGRSDTYYQSPTGDRIRSKVELTRYLGPACDLTLFDFKQGILCYPAPKAHSVAVTSKKRKKPSRPSKTQKHQVGPQGGEVRKRQVGPQSGEVRKEAPKDETKADTVTVPASFPAPGCCENCGISFSGDGTQRQRLKTLCKDCRAQRIAFNREQRMFKRVGCGECAACQVTEDCGACSTCLLQLPHDVASGLFCKCERRRCLRIVERSRGCGVCRGCQTQEDCGRCRICLRPPRPGLRRQWKCVQRRCLRHLAHRLRRRHQRCQRRTPLTVAPPTGKHGRRRGGCDSKMAARRHPGAQPLPPPPPSQSPEPTEPHPRALTPSPPAEFIYYCVDEDELQPYTNRRQNRKCGACAACLRRMDCGRCDFCCDKPKFGGSNQKRQKCRWRQCLQFAMKRLLPSVWSESEDGAGSPPPYRRRKRPSSAQRHHLGPTLKPTLVTRTARPDHTRAPSKQEAGGGFVLPPPGTDLVFLREGASSPVQVPGPVAASTEALLQVKQEKADTQDEWTPGTAVLTSPVLVPGCPSKAVDPSLPSVKQEPPDPEEDKEENKDDSASKLAPEEEAGGAGTPVITEIFSLGGTRFRDTAVWLPRSKDLKKPGARKQ
- the MBD1 gene encoding methyl-CpG-binding domain protein 1 isoform X33, whose amino-acid sequence is MAEDWLDCPALGPGWKRREVFRKSGATCGRSDTYYQSPTGDRIRSKVELTRYLGPACDLTLFDFKQGILCYPAPKAHSVAVTSKKRKKPSRPSKTQKHQVGPQGGEVRKRQVGPQSGEVRKEAPKDETKADTVTVPASFPAPGCCENCGISFSGDGTQRQRLKTLCKDCRAQRIAFNREQRMFKSRGCGVCRGCQTQEDCGRCRICLRPPRPGLRRQWKCVQRRCLRHLAHRLRRRHQRCQRRTPLTVAPPTGKHGRRRGGCDSKMAARRHPGAQPLPPPPPSQSPEPTEPHPRALTPSPPAEFIYYCVDEDELQPYTNRRQNRKCGACAACLRRMDCGRCDFCCDKPKFGGSNQKRQKCRWRQCLQFAMKRLLPSVWSESEDGAGSPPPYRRRKRPSSAQRHHLGPTLKPTLVTRTARPDHTRAPSKQEAGGGFVLPPPGTDLVFLREGASSPVQVPGPVAASTEALLQAVDPSLPSVKQEPPDPEEDKEENKDDSASKLAPEEEAGGAGTPVITEIFSLGGTRFRDTAVWLPRSKDLKKPGARKQ